The Cohnella abietis genome has a segment encoding these proteins:
- a CDS encoding sensor histidine kinase, producing the protein MNRIYKRSLFARLLVWMLIMTTIPFVLSNVISYRSNYRTLQEHSIELNQNTMTIGMDNIKKYLQELNQLSVSWYADQDLAMYVWKNMSNYERNMYVQRKLYDVYSRRPEIKMVNFYAGGSGQHYQLDNLMGGDFWQTVLPPARESEWSSVPDYEVQRLNGERFLAFHKQLIDYPNSTKIGLLSIYVSLDEIARLNSQLFDVTNETMFLLVSPSNQMLYTSDKELTSLDAVDQIAPDPQKEKGYSFGKLNGKKGVYVYVRNHYLNVPFMSIKFIPSVAINKVAKQTLNQTIAIQVVALACIVIFAFILSYSITAPIKRLVQNISRVGIGIFDGVKFNAREDEIGILEHRFEMMVHNLKEMIFKEYQQKLEVSTARLKMLQAQINPHFLYNTLQSISTLALRYQAEEINDRIAELGFILRYSMDMKTEFVPLKKEIEHIEHYLSLQENRFKNKLSYRISCEPEAENVTVPKMILQPLVENSIIHGIENGMGAGFIHVEITLNAELTIRIVDNGKGVEQNTIELLRKRFAIHHVQDWEGGGIGLMNVLQRLWIRYGEAFEWNLSSVAYEKTEIQLVIPLEEAAPDENIDRG; encoded by the coding sequence ATGAATCGCATTTACAAAAGAAGCTTGTTTGCCAGATTACTTGTCTGGATGCTTATTATGACCACCATTCCGTTTGTTTTGTCGAACGTGATTTCCTATCGATCCAATTATCGTACGCTTCAGGAGCATTCCATTGAACTGAATCAGAACACGATGACGATCGGTATGGACAACATAAAAAAGTATTTGCAGGAGCTTAACCAGCTATCGGTGTCTTGGTATGCAGATCAAGATCTGGCCATGTACGTGTGGAAAAATATGAGCAATTACGAGCGCAACATGTACGTTCAAAGAAAACTATATGACGTGTATAGCAGACGTCCGGAAATCAAAATGGTTAATTTTTACGCCGGAGGCTCCGGACAGCACTATCAACTCGATAACTTAATGGGTGGCGATTTCTGGCAAACGGTTCTTCCGCCTGCTAGAGAGAGCGAGTGGAGCAGTGTGCCGGATTATGAGGTACAGCGGTTGAACGGCGAGCGGTTTCTCGCTTTTCACAAGCAGCTGATCGATTATCCGAACTCGACGAAAATTGGCTTATTATCGATTTATGTTTCATTGGACGAAATTGCGAGGCTGAACAGTCAGCTCTTCGATGTTACGAACGAAACGATGTTTTTGTTAGTCTCTCCAAGCAATCAGATGCTATATACGTCTGACAAGGAATTGACGAGTCTGGATGCGGTTGATCAGATCGCTCCTGATCCCCAGAAGGAAAAAGGCTATAGCTTTGGAAAGTTGAACGGCAAGAAAGGCGTGTATGTCTACGTCCGTAATCACTATTTAAATGTTCCGTTCATGAGCATCAAGTTTATTCCGTCCGTTGCGATCAATAAGGTGGCGAAGCAAACGCTGAATCAGACGATCGCCATTCAAGTGGTGGCTTTGGCTTGCATAGTTATATTTGCATTTATCCTGTCCTACTCCATCACTGCCCCGATTAAGCGGCTAGTTCAGAATATATCTCGCGTTGGAATCGGAATTTTTGACGGTGTCAAATTCAATGCCCGAGAGGACGAAATCGGAATTCTCGAGCACCGCTTTGAAATGATGGTGCACAATCTGAAAGAAATGATTTTTAAGGAATACCAGCAGAAGCTTGAGGTATCCACGGCCCGGCTGAAGATGCTACAAGCGCAGATCAACCCTCACTTTCTGTACAACACGTTGCAGTCTATTTCTACGCTTGCGCTCCGTTATCAGGCAGAAGAGATTAACGACAGAATAGCTGAGCTCGGATTTATTTTGCGATACAGCATGGATATGAAAACCGAATTTGTCCCTCTAAAGAAGGAAATTGAGCATATCGAGCACTATTTATCTCTTCAGGAAAACCGCTTCAAAAACAAGCTTTCCTACAGAATTTCATGCGAGCCTGAAGCGGAAAATGTAACCGTTCCCAAGATGATCCTTCAGCCTTTGGTTGAGAACAGCATCATTCATGGCATCGAGAATGGAATGGGAGCGGGGTTCATCCATGTGGAAATTACGCTGAATGCAGAACTCACGATTCGCATTGTAGACAACGGCAAGGGTGTAGAGCAGAATACGATCGAGCTCTTGAGAAAGAGGTTTGCCATTCACCATGTTCAGGATTGGGAAGGTGGCGGCATCGGTCTGATGAACGTCTTACAGCGGCTATGGATTCGGTATGGGGAAGCTTTCGAATGGAATTTGAGCAGTGTAGCTTATGAAAAGACAGAAATTCAACTAGTGATTCCCCTTGAGGAGGCAGCCCCAGATGAAAATATTGATCGTGGATGA
- a CDS encoding sporulation protein YjcZ → MSAAYGGMEAAAFVLVLFILLVIILAAGSKHY, encoded by the coding sequence GTGAGTGCTGCATATGGTGGAATGGAAGCTGCTGCATTTGTACTTGTCCTTTTCATTCTATTGGTAATCATCCTTGCTGCTGGATCTAAGCACTACTAA
- a CDS encoding VCBS repeat-containing protein, with product MKQGDVNGDGIIDNVFLYGNKTDGIFADNITLIIQDGLSNQSTTVNFQNNAGYDARLFLGDFSKDNVEDILVSIDSGGSGGYGVFYIYSFKNNILHEMFDYEKYNKEYKFNVNYEDFYKVSVGNPQLDVLFTIDISHKGYDYLSQYYYDNGKLKQPIQGEVLAIGALYPIVTNVQSMGYDFLAFQRIIGTTNSDTLGYVENLMTWNGTQFTSSRLSVSIPGTRLISLF from the coding sequence ATGAAGCAAGGAGATGTAAATGGGGACGGAATAATTGATAACGTATTTTTATATGGAAATAAAACCGATGGAATCTTTGCAGATAACATTACACTTATTATCCAAGATGGACTCTCTAATCAAAGTACAACGGTAAATTTTCAAAACAATGCGGGATATGATGCTAGGCTTTTCCTAGGTGATTTTTCTAAGGATAACGTAGAGGACATTTTAGTAAGTATTGATTCTGGAGGAAGCGGCGGATATGGTGTGTTTTATATCTATTCCTTCAAGAATAACATCCTACATGAAATGTTTGATTATGAAAAATATAATAAAGAGTATAAATTCAATGTGAATTATGAAGATTTTTACAAAGTAAGTGTAGGAAATCCTCAACTTGATGTGCTATTTACAATAGACATTAGTCATAAAGGCTATGACTATTTATCACAATATTATTACGATAATGGTAAACTCAAACAACCAATCCAGGGCGAGGTTCTTGCTATAGGTGCATTGTATCCCATTGTTACAAACGTACAAAGTATGGGTTATGATTTTCTTGCTTTTCAACGTATTATTGGTACTACTAACTCCGATACATTAGGGTATGTCGAAAACCTTATGACATGGAATGGCACTCAATTTACATCGTCAAGATTATCAGTATCCATACCTGGTACGAGGTTAATTAGTCTTTTTTAA
- a CDS encoding class I SAM-dependent methyltransferase, whose amino-acid sequence MNDFFNEAFWEKAWKDHGDAILNKMNKAGIAPAKAFDHKAKTFNEQSFSEEGRKRTNRIINWLEGQGVRFENTSVLDIGAASGVFTVPFAERGANVTAVESSLPLVELLGENTAKFTENKVEIVPEPFEDIDVQAKGWRDAFYLVFVSMCPVIYSWENVENIIGCARDFCYISMPADSTEHSLFNEIAPLITGSTFKKKPTEMSYLLHLLYLKGYSYESLITRETKTMEISREAALQEIMNWLRSQGLPTDGQNLQTVTDYLDRTYPSGKVVVRQSGRYGKVLIRLKDQNMHIREDL is encoded by the coding sequence ATGAACGATTTCTTTAACGAAGCCTTTTGGGAAAAAGCATGGAAAGACCATGGCGATGCCATCTTGAACAAGATGAACAAGGCCGGAATTGCACCGGCTAAAGCTTTTGATCATAAAGCAAAGACTTTTAACGAGCAATCATTTAGTGAAGAGGGGAGGAAACGAACCAATCGAATTATTAACTGGCTCGAAGGTCAAGGGGTCCGGTTCGAAAATACCTCCGTGCTGGATATTGGTGCTGCCTCGGGAGTTTTTACAGTGCCGTTCGCAGAGCGGGGGGCCAATGTAACCGCCGTAGAATCTTCTCTTCCGCTGGTCGAGCTACTAGGTGAAAACACTGCAAAATTTACTGAAAACAAGGTGGAAATTGTACCCGAGCCTTTTGAGGATATTGACGTGCAGGCTAAAGGCTGGAGGGATGCTTTCTATCTAGTCTTTGTCTCGATGTGTCCGGTCATTTATAGTTGGGAAAATGTGGAGAATATTATTGGTTGTGCGCGTGATTTTTGTTATATTAGTATGCCGGCAGATTCCACAGAGCATAGTCTGTTTAATGAAATCGCACCTCTCATCACCGGTTCGACCTTTAAGAAGAAACCTACGGAAATGAGCTATTTACTCCATCTGCTTTATCTCAAAGGCTACTCCTATGAGTCGCTCATAACACGAGAAACGAAAACGATGGAAATCTCCAGAGAAGCGGCACTGCAAGAAATAATGAACTGGCTCCGTAGTCAAGGTCTGCCTACTGATGGCCAAAATCTGCAAACGGTCACTGACTATTTGGATCGAACGTATCCGTCCGGCAAAGTGGTTGTTAGGCAGAGCGGCCGTTATGGCAAGGTATTGATTCGATTGAAGGACCAGAACATGCATATCAGGGAAGATCTATAA
- a CDS encoding MDR family MFS transporter — protein sequence MFALIVGMFVAALNETLMGNALPELMKSFGVSAATAQWLATGYMLVVGVLVPVTAVLQQWFTTRQMFLSAMSLFFVGTVTSAFAPEFGVLLVGRIIQAIGTGMLMPLTMNTIMVMYPPEKRGGAMGLFGLVIMFAPAIGPTISGLVVDGLSWRWLFYLVLPLALISIIVGFAVLRNVSEITKPRVDLFSIGLSTIGFGGIVYGFSKAGEHGWSEPEVIWTIVASVAALILFVWRQLLLKVPVMDLRAFRYPTFSLVAVLLVMLMMTFFSTAIMLPLFMQGVLLLTAFKSGLILLPGGIVNGIMAPVAGKLFDKFGLRVLAIPGLVIVVVSLWLLTRFDEASSTGFLVTVYIAMMIGVSLVMMPAQTAGLNQLPRHLFPHGTAILNTLLQVAGAIGTALYISIMSNGQKNYLSGSSDPQSQGEVVKALANGINNAFWVGVVIALGALILGLFLRKAKSQNVTIIESEERS from the coding sequence ATGTTTGCCCTTATCGTTGGAATGTTCGTTGCTGCTTTAAACGAGACGCTAATGGGAAATGCCCTCCCCGAGCTGATGAAATCGTTCGGAGTATCCGCGGCGACAGCTCAGTGGCTAGCTACCGGATACATGCTCGTCGTCGGTGTGCTTGTTCCGGTGACAGCCGTATTGCAGCAATGGTTCACGACCCGGCAGATGTTTCTTTCGGCGATGAGCTTGTTTTTCGTCGGTACGGTCACCTCAGCGTTTGCCCCGGAATTCGGTGTATTGCTGGTTGGACGGATTATTCAGGCGATAGGAACTGGCATGCTAATGCCGCTTACGATGAACACCATTATGGTTATGTATCCTCCTGAAAAGCGGGGAGGAGCGATGGGGTTGTTCGGACTCGTCATCATGTTCGCGCCGGCAATTGGCCCGACTATTTCGGGTTTGGTCGTTGACGGGCTATCGTGGCGCTGGCTGTTCTATCTTGTATTGCCACTGGCACTGATCTCGATTATCGTTGGGTTCGCCGTTCTGAGGAATGTGTCGGAAATCACGAAGCCGCGAGTGGACCTGTTTTCCATCGGGCTCTCTACGATCGGCTTCGGTGGAATCGTATATGGGTTCAGCAAGGCTGGGGAACACGGTTGGTCAGAGCCGGAGGTGATCTGGACGATTGTGGCCAGCGTTGCCGCCTTGATACTATTCGTCTGGCGACAGCTGTTGTTAAAGGTACCGGTCATGGATTTACGGGCATTCCGGTATCCAACATTTTCGCTTGTCGCAGTGCTGCTCGTCATGCTTATGATGACGTTTTTCTCGACGGCGATCATGCTTCCGTTGTTTATGCAGGGGGTGCTGCTGTTGACGGCGTTCAAATCTGGTTTGATTCTGCTTCCCGGAGGGATAGTGAACGGGATCATGGCTCCGGTTGCTGGAAAGCTGTTCGATAAATTCGGACTGCGCGTTCTTGCCATCCCCGGACTTGTTATTGTGGTCGTCTCGTTGTGGCTGTTAACCCGATTCGACGAAGCTTCGAGCACCGGTTTTCTAGTTACCGTGTACATCGCGATGATGATCGGTGTCTCTCTAGTCATGATGCCCGCACAGACGGCTGGGCTCAACCAGCTACCGCGCCATCTGTTCCCTCATGGGACGGCGATCTTGAACACGCTGTTGCAGGTAGCTGGTGCGATTGGCACTGCCTTGTACATCAGTATTATGTCTAATGGACAGAAAAACTACTTGAGTGGATCAAGCGACCCGCAGTCTCAAGGTGAAGTAGTCAAAGCGCTTGCAAACGGCATAAATAACGCGTTTTGGGTCGGCGTTGTCATCGCTCTCGGTGCTCTCATTCTAGGTTTGTTTCTCCGCAAAGCGAAATCGCAGAACGTCACAATTATAGAAAGTGAGGAACGATCATGA
- a CDS encoding NAD(P)/FAD-dependent oxidoreductase — MINEHLDVVIIGGGPAGLNAALILGRARKNVVVIDEGRPRNAVTRKTHGFLTRDGISPSEFREIAKKEISAYPSVFFVADTVVSVAGTDGHFQITTALGNTFTCKKLLLAIGMRDLPLDIPGLTDVYGKSAFVCPYCDGWELRDEPLVIINKGEGLMHFAPVISGWTNRLTVCTNGPDGLTEDQREELQLHQVPIFDSPIQYIDSKDGIVRQVVLEDGTKIPCRGIFFKPDLAIGSDLPQAIGCNVGEFGTVEIDSFGKTSIPGVYSAGDAASRMHQAIAAASMGSLAAAVINNELNLEAWRKTDEQEWMKR, encoded by the coding sequence ATGATAAACGAACATCTCGATGTAGTGATTATTGGTGGAGGCCCCGCTGGGTTGAACGCCGCCCTTATACTGGGGAGGGCGAGGAAAAATGTAGTGGTGATCGATGAAGGCCGTCCTCGCAACGCGGTGACTCGCAAGACCCACGGATTTCTCACCCGCGACGGAATAAGCCCCAGTGAATTCCGGGAAATTGCGAAGAAAGAGATTAGCGCCTATCCCTCCGTGTTTTTCGTAGCTGATACAGTCGTGTCGGTTGCGGGAACGGACGGACATTTTCAAATTACGACTGCGCTTGGAAATACCTTTACATGCAAAAAGCTGTTACTTGCCATCGGAATGAGAGATCTGCCACTGGACATTCCTGGACTGACGGACGTATATGGGAAAAGCGCATTCGTATGCCCGTATTGCGATGGCTGGGAATTAAGAGATGAGCCACTTGTCATTATTAACAAAGGAGAAGGGCTTATGCACTTCGCTCCAGTGATATCCGGTTGGACGAATCGCTTGACCGTCTGCACGAACGGTCCTGATGGGCTGACGGAAGATCAGCGCGAGGAGCTCCAGCTTCATCAAGTGCCTATTTTCGACTCGCCGATTCAGTACATTGACTCCAAGGACGGGATCGTACGGCAAGTTGTTCTTGAAGACGGTACGAAGATTCCATGTAGAGGGATCTTTTTCAAACCAGATCTGGCTATAGGGTCTGACTTACCGCAAGCGATCGGATGCAACGTCGGAGAATTTGGAACGGTTGAGATCGATAGCTTTGGAAAAACGAGCATTCCTGGCGTCTATAGCGCCGGGGATGCGGCATCGCGAATGCATCAGGCTATTGCAGCCGCCTCTATGGGCTCATTGGCAGCCGCAGTCATAAACAATGAACTGAATTTAGAGGCTTGGAGGAAAACGGACGAGCAGGAGTGGATGAAACGTTGA
- a CDS encoding TetR/AcrR family transcriptional regulator, with product MNKTKNTAEAILDTAQSIVQDVGFNGFSYAHIAEKVGIRTASIHYHFPNKEDLGEALISRYYRHFISAIAQIDTETHNNLEKLRKFTLLYGGPVQDYCTCLGVMFSTDLATLSGMTREGLAQLFTTNLEWLERVLDQGRSEGHLNFEGSAVVQALQFLASLQGAQLLARTFRDISRFDMIAEGLVSALT from the coding sequence ATGAATAAAACTAAAAATACAGCAGAGGCTATTTTGGATACTGCTCAGTCGATTGTCCAGGATGTAGGGTTTAACGGATTTAGCTATGCACATATTGCAGAAAAAGTAGGGATACGCACTGCCAGTATCCATTACCATTTCCCAAACAAGGAGGATTTAGGAGAAGCACTAATTTCACGGTATTATAGACATTTTATTTCTGCCATTGCTCAAATCGATACCGAGACACACAATAATTTGGAAAAGCTACGAAAATTCACTTTACTTTACGGTGGCCCTGTTCAAGATTATTGTACTTGTCTGGGCGTCATGTTTTCTACTGACTTGGCTACATTATCTGGTATGACACGTGAAGGGCTAGCTCAGCTTTTCACCACTAATTTGGAATGGCTAGAACGCGTTTTGGATCAGGGGCGGAGTGAAGGGCATCTAAACTTTGAAGGTTCCGCGGTTGTGCAAGCCCTTCAATTCCTTGCTTCGCTTCAAGGTGCACAATTACTTGCAAGAACTTTTCGGGATATAAGTAGGTTTGACATGATTGCCGAAGGATTAGTATCCGCTTTAACTTAA
- a CDS encoding LysR family transcriptional regulator, with protein MDIQLLKVFFTTAQEGSISKAANKLNFAQSNVTHKIQQLETDLQTQLFYRHNRGITLTPSGQILISYAEKILHVIQEARLAVGDSSVPAGPLHIGSLETTAAVRLPALLTKYHTEYPAVDFSLTTGPTEKHIHAVLHYEQNGAFVSGPVEHPDLVQENVIDEELVLVTSVSHPPVNSIHDVQMSTLLVFHNGCSYRAKLNQLLHEEGILPVKLMEFGSIETIIGCVGAGLGISLLPRSIITEPEKQGRISCHTIPNNHAKVTTVFIRRKDTLITPALSAFLSEMRAHFA; from the coding sequence ATGGATATTCAATTGCTCAAAGTGTTTTTTACTACGGCGCAAGAAGGTAGCATTTCTAAAGCGGCAAATAAATTAAACTTTGCTCAATCCAACGTCACCCATAAGATTCAACAGCTGGAGACCGATTTGCAGACCCAGCTTTTTTACCGCCACAATCGGGGCATTACTCTCACCCCTTCTGGTCAAATCCTAATTTCCTATGCGGAAAAAATATTGCATGTCATTCAGGAAGCCAGACTGGCCGTCGGAGACTCCTCTGTTCCCGCAGGACCGCTTCATATCGGCTCTCTGGAAACAACCGCCGCCGTTCGGCTGCCTGCATTGCTTACCAAATATCATACTGAATATCCCGCGGTCGACTTTTCTTTAACTACCGGTCCTACCGAGAAGCATATTCATGCCGTTCTTCATTATGAGCAAAACGGAGCATTCGTGTCTGGTCCAGTGGAGCATCCCGATTTGGTTCAGGAAAACGTGATTGATGAGGAGCTGGTACTTGTCACCTCGGTCTCCCACCCGCCCGTTAATTCCATCCATGATGTGCAGATGTCTACGCTTCTCGTATTCCACAATGGTTGTTCCTACCGGGCAAAGTTAAATCAGCTGCTCCATGAAGAAGGCATATTACCCGTAAAGCTAATGGAATTTGGATCGATTGAAACGATTATAGGCTGTGTAGGTGCTGGACTCGGTATTTCTCTATTGCCGCGTTCCATTATAACCGAGCCGGAAAAGCAAGGCCGAATCAGCTGCCATACGATCCCCAACAACCATGCCAAAGTCACAACCGTGTTCATCAGGCGCAAAGACACTTTAATTACGCCCGCATTGTCAGCATTTTTATCGGAGATGCGAGCCCATTTTGCCTAA
- a CDS encoding NAD(P)H-dependent flavin oxidoreductase, with the protein MNIRLDTELCRIFNIRYPIFLAGMAGGPGTVSLATAVSNAGGLGTLGAAYMEPEVLRSAIRDIYKQTNNSFAVNLFSIQATDDNTRTGEVQRELNNMRKKLGLAEMSGEAIRTPNHFEQQFAIILEEKVPVISTAFGVLPAHMIKQAKAVGIRIVTMVTTVNEALLAEQAGCDAIVAQGSEAGGHRGTFDISNRPMGANIGTMALVPQIVDRVNVPVIAAGGIMDGRGLVAALALGAQGVQMGTRFLTSKESGAHISYQQKLLASTEESTVITKVFSGRPARGVANEFIEAWDKSGIEPLPFPTQNSATRDIRNAAAKQNNPDYMSLWAGQGLRMLTSGQSAESIVQETINQAQSILFK; encoded by the coding sequence ATGAACATTAGACTTGATACAGAACTTTGTCGCATATTTAATATTCGATACCCCATCTTCTTGGCAGGCATGGCAGGTGGACCTGGAACGGTTAGCTTAGCTACAGCTGTATCCAATGCGGGCGGGCTTGGCACGCTAGGAGCCGCCTATATGGAACCTGAAGTACTCCGCAGTGCGATTCGTGACATTTATAAGCAAACGAATAATTCCTTTGCAGTGAATTTATTTTCTATTCAAGCTACCGACGATAATACGAGAACTGGCGAAGTTCAACGAGAACTAAATAATATGCGAAAAAAACTCGGGCTAGCTGAGATGTCGGGAGAAGCCATACGGACGCCAAATCATTTTGAACAACAATTTGCTATTATCCTGGAGGAAAAAGTTCCTGTTATTAGCACTGCTTTCGGCGTTCTTCCTGCACATATGATTAAGCAAGCTAAAGCAGTCGGCATTCGAATTGTCACAATGGTGACGACGGTCAATGAAGCACTCCTTGCTGAACAAGCGGGATGTGACGCAATTGTGGCTCAGGGCAGCGAGGCTGGGGGACACCGTGGGACATTTGACATCTCCAATCGACCCATGGGTGCTAATATCGGTACAATGGCCTTAGTTCCGCAGATTGTTGACCGCGTAAATGTTCCGGTCATTGCGGCAGGAGGCATTATGGATGGCCGTGGGCTTGTCGCCGCACTCGCACTTGGGGCACAGGGGGTGCAGATGGGGACCCGCTTCCTGACTTCGAAAGAATCGGGAGCCCATATCTCCTATCAGCAAAAACTGCTTGCCAGCACCGAGGAAAGTACGGTGATCACGAAAGTGTTTTCGGGTCGCCCGGCCAGAGGGGTTGCTAATGAGTTTATCGAAGCTTGGGATAAAAGCGGGATAGAACCGCTTCCGTTCCCTACTCAGAATTCCGCGACGAGGGATATAAGAAATGCTGCAGCCAAGCAAAATAATCCCGATTACATGTCTTTGTGGGCAGGACAAGGCTTGCGGATGCTAACTTCTGGCCAAAGTGCAGAAAGTATCGTGCAGGAAACTATTAATCAGGCGCAAAGTATTCTCTTCAAATAA
- a CDS encoding NIPSNAP family protein, translating into MLYELRIYDVKPGRMQTILNRFRDGTISIFAKHDMKVTNFWVDADESKNRLYYVLEHLDAASRERNFQAFLEDPEWLELKDRTEQNGLLYEKVEVVYMKKASFFE; encoded by the coding sequence ATGCTGTACGAATTGCGGATTTACGATGTGAAACCGGGTCGCATGCAAACGATACTGAATAGGTTTCGGGATGGTACGATAAGTATTTTTGCTAAACATGATATGAAGGTAACGAATTTTTGGGTAGACGCGGACGAATCAAAGAATCGTTTGTATTACGTGCTTGAGCATCTTGACGCGGCATCCCGTGAACGAAACTTTCAAGCTTTTCTGGAGGATCCAGAATGGCTTGAGCTTAAGGATAGAACGGAACAAAACGGACTCTTATATGAGAAGGTCGAAGTTGTGTACATGAAAAAAGCGTCTTTTTTCGAGTGA
- a CDS encoding SDR family NAD(P)-dependent oxidoreductase, whose amino-acid sequence MNIQNKVVVITGGSSGIGKAAAIELVKRGANVVINGRREQALIEAANEIDPTGEHVAYVAGDISDAQVAERLIGEALSRFGRIDTLVNNAGIFIAKPFTDITEAEFESVLSINVAGFFRVTQRAVTEMLKVGSGHIVNITASGAAEQPLKAVPSVLAALTKGGLNAATKSLAIEYADKGLRVNAVAPGITKTPMHSVETHDYLAQLHPVGRMGEVRDIVDAIVYLESAQFVTGEILHVDGGQNAGKW is encoded by the coding sequence ATGAATATTCAAAATAAAGTAGTAGTGATTACAGGTGGAAGCAGTGGAATTGGAAAAGCAGCGGCAATTGAACTGGTGAAACGTGGAGCCAATGTAGTCATCAATGGTCGCCGTGAACAAGCGTTAATTGAGGCTGCAAATGAAATCGATCCGACAGGAGAGCATGTCGCATATGTTGCGGGCGACATTTCAGATGCTCAAGTAGCTGAACGCTTAATCGGCGAAGCACTTTCTCGCTTTGGACGTATCGACACACTGGTGAATAATGCCGGCATTTTTATAGCAAAACCATTCACGGACATTACTGAAGCAGAATTTGAATCGGTACTGTCCATCAATGTGGCAGGATTTTTCCGAGTTACTCAACGTGCGGTGACCGAGATGCTGAAGGTGGGTTCCGGTCATATTGTCAACATCACGGCAAGTGGAGCCGCAGAGCAGCCCCTTAAAGCCGTGCCATCTGTACTTGCAGCACTGACCAAAGGAGGCTTGAACGCAGCAACGAAATCGCTGGCGATTGAGTATGCGGACAAGGGACTTCGCGTGAACGCAGTCGCGCCAGGAATCACTAAGACGCCGATGCATTCAGTTGAAACACATGATTATTTGGCTCAGCTGCACCCAGTGGGTCGAATGGGCGAGGTTCGGGATATTGTTGACGCCATTGTGTATTTGGAATCCGCACAATTCGTGACTGGAGAGATTCTTCATGTCGATGGCGGTCAAAATGCAGGAAAGTGGTAA
- a CDS encoding DUF1871 family protein has translation MNTTNQIVTRVINDWDPIGLLAGGAPENEYDIEINEIVEKCIMCENETDLARQIYKVFYEKMGIKLNQLTCLKHAFNIIEQTDE, from the coding sequence GTGAACACTACAAACCAGATTGTAACTCGGGTTATTAATGACTGGGATCCAATTGGTCTTTTAGCAGGAGGTGCCCCAGAGAACGAATATGATATTGAGATCAATGAAATTGTAGAGAAATGCATAATGTGCGAAAACGAAACGGATTTGGCAAGGCAAATCTATAAAGTGTTTTACGAGAAAATGGGAATAAAATTAAATCAGTTAACTTGCTTAAAGCACGCATTTAATATAATTGAGCAGACTGATGAATAG
- a CDS encoding FAD-dependent oxidoreductase encodes MKSKTELTGRVIFKGDPGYDTARKNWDPHTNKFPKVFVFAQKTHDVANAIKWARENNVPIRPRSGRHSLEVNLSQVNGGIVIDVSDLKTLKLDKKNKTVIVGTGNRVGRIAKTLARQGFIGGFGDSPSVGIGGITLGGGIGPLQRTIGLISDNLLELKMVDAKGRVIRANKKCNSDLYWASRGGGGGNFGVYTQYKFKTIRAPTHATVYRITWPWDRKLQPYIVGSYINVPDQGIKNSGPVYYGANFPRLRRVKAKYDPENVFNNPQSIPPTRRA; translated from the coding sequence GTGAAATCAAAGACGGAGCTTACCGGTCGAGTTATCTTCAAAGGTGACCCGGGGTATGACACGGCACGTAAGAACTGGGATCCCCATACCAACAAATTCCCCAAAGTGTTTGTCTTTGCACAGAAAACACATGACGTCGCAAACGCCATCAAATGGGCCCGCGAGAACAATGTCCCCATTCGCCCGAGAAGCGGAAGGCATTCCTTGGAAGTCAACCTGTCTCAAGTCAACGGTGGCATTGTTATTGATGTAAGTGACTTGAAGACCCTGAAGTTGGATAAGAAAAACAAGACGGTTATCGTGGGAACGGGCAATCGAGTGGGAAGAATCGCAAAAACGCTAGCTCGGCAAGGATTCATTGGAGGCTTCGGCGACAGCCCTTCCGTTGGAATCGGCGGAATTACGCTCGGCGGGGGAATCGGACCACTGCAACGGACGATCGGTCTCATCAGCGATAATCTTCTTGAACTCAAGATGGTTGACGCGAAGGGAAGAGTGATTCGAGCTAATAAGAAATGTAACTCCGATCTGTATTGGGCTTCCCGCGGGGGTGGCGGAGGCAACTTTGGCGTGTATACCCAGTACAAATTTAAAACAATTCGTGCTCCGACGCACGCGACCGTGTACCGCATCACTTGGCCTTGGGATCGTAAGCTACAGCCTTATATCGTTGGATCCTATATCAACGTTCCAGACCAAGGGATTAAAAATTCCGGGCCGGTATACTATGGAGCGAACTTTCCTAGATTGCGGAGAGTCAAAGCGAAATACGATCCCGAAAACGTATTTAATAATCCTCAAAGCATTCCGCCGACTCGCAGGGCATAG